From Scleropages formosus chromosome 25, fSclFor1.1, whole genome shotgun sequence, a single genomic window includes:
- the tp53 gene encoding cellular tumor antigen p53 isoform X2, translated as MAEEDMPSLPFSQESFQELWKDLMPAPSGDMDWQNMNSDLQLLSDTTFDEGLFEIPSAVPPQASVSPPECGAPPSSTVPTTTDYPGDLGFQLRFQQSSTAKSVTCTYSPDLNKLYCQLAKTCPVQMVVNQKPPLGSVLRATAVYKKSEHVADVVRRCPHHERTAENNEGPAPRGHLIRVEGNQLAQYMEDANTRRQSVVVPYEAPEVGAECTTVLYSYMCNSSCMGGMNRRPILTIITLETGDGQLLGRRSFEVRVCACPGRDRKTEEENFRKQQEKNVPKAPSGGTKRALKEPSQPASHPEGSKKTKCVSSGEEEIYTLHVRGRERYEMFKKINESLELGDLVPLADQEKYRQKGHSKNKRDKERDAPEPKRGKKLLVKEEKSDSD; from the exons ATGGCTGAGGAGGATATGCCTTCCCTCCCCTTCAGTCAGGAGTCATTTCAGGAGCTGTGGAAAGACTTGAT GCCAGCCCCATCAGGTGATATGGACTGGCAGAACATGAACAGT GACTTGCAGCTGCTGTCGGATACCACGTTCGACGAGGGGCTCTTCGAGATTCCCAGCGCTGTGCCCCCCCAGGCATCGGTGTCGCCCCCAGAGTGTGGCGCTCCGCCCTCCTCCACGGTGCCCACCACCACTGACTACCCTGGAGACCTGGGCTTCCAGCTGCGCTTCCAGCAGTCCAGCACCGCCAAGTCGGTCACTTGCACT TACTCCCCAGACCTTAATAAGCTGTACTGCCAGCTGGCCAAGACGTGCCCTGTGCAGATGGTGGTGAACCAGAAGCCGCCTCTGGGCTCAGTGCTCCGCGCCACTGCAGTCTACAAGAAGTCGGAGCATGTGGCCGATGTGGTGCGTCGGTGTCCCCACCACGAGAGGACAGCGGAGAACAACGAAG GCCCCGCTCCCAGAGGCCACCTGATCCGAGTGGAGGGCAACCAGTTGGCCCAGTACATGGAAGATGCCAACACTCGGAGACAGAGCGTGGTGGTCCCTTACGAGGCACCCGAG GTGGGCGCCGAGTGCACGACTGTCCTCTACAGTTACATGTGTAACAGCAGCTGCATGGGGGGCATGAATCGACGGCCGATACTCACCATCATCACCCTGGAGACTGGGGA CGGTCAGCTTCTGGGGCGGCGCAGTTTtgaggtgcgtgtgtgtgcctgccCTGGGCGCGACAGGAAGACTGAGGAGGAGAACTTCCGTAAGCAGCAGGAGAAGAATGTGCCAAAGGCACCCTCTGGAGGCACCAAGCGTG CGCTTAAGGAGCCGTCCCAGCCAGCCTCTCATCCCGAGGGCAGCAAGAAGACCAAGTGCGTGTCGAGCGGCGAAGAAGAGATCTACACCCTGCAC GTCCGTGGGCGGGAGCGGTACGAGATGTTCAAGAAGATCAATGAGAGCCTGGAGCTCGGCGATCTAGTGCCCCTTGCTGACCAGGAGAAGTACCGGCAGAAAGG GCACTCCAAGAACAAGCGGGATAAGGAGCGAGATGCCCCGGAGCCCAAGAGAGGGAAGAAACTTCTGGTTAAGGAGGAGAAGAGCGACTCGGATTAA
- the tp53 gene encoding cellular tumor antigen p53 isoform X1, translated as MATPTLPTALGDSPAHGRFFIEKTHTEGRKKRKNKNSEIGVGPPGTGTRRPDDSLATPVCPSCFWKSVSNSITDNMAEEDMPSLPFSQESFQELWKDLMPAPSGDMDWQNMNSDLQLLSDTTFDEGLFEIPSAVPPQASVSPPECGAPPSSTVPTTTDYPGDLGFQLRFQQSSTAKSVTCTYSPDLNKLYCQLAKTCPVQMVVNQKPPLGSVLRATAVYKKSEHVADVVRRCPHHERTAENNEGPAPRGHLIRVEGNQLAQYMEDANTRRQSVVVPYEAPEVGAECTTVLYSYMCNSSCMGGMNRRPILTIITLETGDGQLLGRRSFEVRVCACPGRDRKTEEENFRKQQEKNVPKAPSGGTKRALKEPSQPASHPEGSKKTKCVSSGEEEIYTLHVRGRERYEMFKKINESLELGDLVPLADQEKYRQKGHSKNKRDKERDAPEPKRGKKLLVKEEKSDSD; from the exons ATGGCCACGCCCACACTTCCGACTGCGCTCGGGGATTCCCCGGCGCATGGTCgctttttcattgaaaaaacacatacagaggggagaaagaaaagaaaaaacaaaaacagtgagATTGGAGTGGGGCCTCCAGGAACCGGAACGCGGCGCCCGGACGACAG CCTCGCGACGCCAGTCTGCCCTTCGTGTTTCTGGAAATCTGTGAGCAACAGCATCACGGACAACATGGCTGAGGAGGATATGCCTTCCCTCCCCTTCAGTCAGGAGTCATTTCAGGAGCTGTGGAAAGACTTGAT GCCAGCCCCATCAGGTGATATGGACTGGCAGAACATGAACAGT GACTTGCAGCTGCTGTCGGATACCACGTTCGACGAGGGGCTCTTCGAGATTCCCAGCGCTGTGCCCCCCCAGGCATCGGTGTCGCCCCCAGAGTGTGGCGCTCCGCCCTCCTCCACGGTGCCCACCACCACTGACTACCCTGGAGACCTGGGCTTCCAGCTGCGCTTCCAGCAGTCCAGCACCGCCAAGTCGGTCACTTGCACT TACTCCCCAGACCTTAATAAGCTGTACTGCCAGCTGGCCAAGACGTGCCCTGTGCAGATGGTGGTGAACCAGAAGCCGCCTCTGGGCTCAGTGCTCCGCGCCACTGCAGTCTACAAGAAGTCGGAGCATGTGGCCGATGTGGTGCGTCGGTGTCCCCACCACGAGAGGACAGCGGAGAACAACGAAG GCCCCGCTCCCAGAGGCCACCTGATCCGAGTGGAGGGCAACCAGTTGGCCCAGTACATGGAAGATGCCAACACTCGGAGACAGAGCGTGGTGGTCCCTTACGAGGCACCCGAG GTGGGCGCCGAGTGCACGACTGTCCTCTACAGTTACATGTGTAACAGCAGCTGCATGGGGGGCATGAATCGACGGCCGATACTCACCATCATCACCCTGGAGACTGGGGA CGGTCAGCTTCTGGGGCGGCGCAGTTTtgaggtgcgtgtgtgtgcctgccCTGGGCGCGACAGGAAGACTGAGGAGGAGAACTTCCGTAAGCAGCAGGAGAAGAATGTGCCAAAGGCACCCTCTGGAGGCACCAAGCGTG CGCTTAAGGAGCCGTCCCAGCCAGCCTCTCATCCCGAGGGCAGCAAGAAGACCAAGTGCGTGTCGAGCGGCGAAGAAGAGATCTACACCCTGCAC GTCCGTGGGCGGGAGCGGTACGAGATGTTCAAGAAGATCAATGAGAGCCTGGAGCTCGGCGATCTAGTGCCCCTTGCTGACCAGGAGAAGTACCGGCAGAAAGG GCACTCCAAGAACAAGCGGGATAAGGAGCGAGATGCCCCGGAGCCCAAGAGAGGGAAGAAACTTCTGGTTAAGGAGGAGAAGAGCGACTCGGATTAA
- the tp53 gene encoding cellular tumor antigen p53 isoform X3, with translation MVVNQKPPLGSVLRATAVYKKSEHVADVVRRCPHHERTAENNEGPAPRGHLIRVEGNQLAQYMEDANTRRQSVVVPYEAPEVGAECTTVLYSYMCNSSCMGGMNRRPILTIITLETGDGQLLGRRSFEVRVCACPGRDRKTEEENFRKQQEKNVPKAPSGGTKRALKEPSQPASHPEGSKKTKCVSSGEEEIYTLHVRGRERYEMFKKINESLELGDLVPLADQEKYRQKGHSKNKRDKERDAPEPKRGKKLLVKEEKSDSD, from the exons ATGGTGGTGAACCAGAAGCCGCCTCTGGGCTCAGTGCTCCGCGCCACTGCAGTCTACAAGAAGTCGGAGCATGTGGCCGATGTGGTGCGTCGGTGTCCCCACCACGAGAGGACAGCGGAGAACAACGAAG GCCCCGCTCCCAGAGGCCACCTGATCCGAGTGGAGGGCAACCAGTTGGCCCAGTACATGGAAGATGCCAACACTCGGAGACAGAGCGTGGTGGTCCCTTACGAGGCACCCGAG GTGGGCGCCGAGTGCACGACTGTCCTCTACAGTTACATGTGTAACAGCAGCTGCATGGGGGGCATGAATCGACGGCCGATACTCACCATCATCACCCTGGAGACTGGGGA CGGTCAGCTTCTGGGGCGGCGCAGTTTtgaggtgcgtgtgtgtgcctgccCTGGGCGCGACAGGAAGACTGAGGAGGAGAACTTCCGTAAGCAGCAGGAGAAGAATGTGCCAAAGGCACCCTCTGGAGGCACCAAGCGTG CGCTTAAGGAGCCGTCCCAGCCAGCCTCTCATCCCGAGGGCAGCAAGAAGACCAAGTGCGTGTCGAGCGGCGAAGAAGAGATCTACACCCTGCAC GTCCGTGGGCGGGAGCGGTACGAGATGTTCAAGAAGATCAATGAGAGCCTGGAGCTCGGCGATCTAGTGCCCCTTGCTGACCAGGAGAAGTACCGGCAGAAAGG GCACTCCAAGAACAAGCGGGATAAGGAGCGAGATGCCCCGGAGCCCAAGAGAGGGAAGAAACTTCTGGTTAAGGAGGAGAAGAGCGACTCGGATTAA